One Corynebacterium appendicis CIP 107643 DNA window includes the following coding sequences:
- a CDS encoding NUDIX hydrolase, giving the protein MAHETPQNNTRRRKRRRRASSHAQGSQGNRENQENKEDKAQGKQGNTRGQNQDQKNNSRRRRRGGSKNQRSNQRGNRGNQRNNRGNKHRKPSHRNAPYASQNMETRDETSAGGLVVSGMAEAVAPDGSVDMSQIYVALIGRLDRRGRLLWSMPKGHVEPNEHQWDTARREVWEETGIEGEPFAELGVIDYWFVSDGVRIHKTVHHNLLRYVDGVLNDEDPEVTEVAWVPVSELIEHLAYADERKLARIAFDKMPELARAEKKAGRTTPR; this is encoded by the coding sequence ATGGCTCACGAAACCCCGCAGAACAACACGCGCAGGCGCAAACGCCGCCGGCGCGCGTCGAGCCACGCCCAGGGCAGCCAGGGGAACCGCGAAAACCAGGAGAATAAGGAAGACAAGGCCCAAGGAAAACAGGGCAATACTCGGGGCCAGAATCAAGATCAAAAGAACAACAGCCGTCGCCGCCGCCGTGGAGGCAGCAAGAACCAACGCAGCAATCAGCGAGGCAACCGCGGTAATCAGCGGAATAACCGCGGAAACAAGCACCGGAAGCCGTCGCACAGGAACGCCCCGTACGCGTCGCAGAATATGGAGACGCGGGACGAGACGAGCGCGGGCGGCCTCGTCGTTTCAGGCATGGCAGAGGCTGTCGCGCCTGACGGTTCCGTGGACATGTCGCAGATCTACGTCGCGCTCATCGGGCGCCTTGACAGGCGCGGACGTTTGCTGTGGTCCATGCCGAAGGGGCACGTCGAGCCGAACGAGCACCAGTGGGACACCGCGCGCCGCGAGGTGTGGGAGGAAACAGGCATCGAGGGGGAGCCGTTCGCTGAGCTCGGCGTGATCGATTACTGGTTCGTCTCGGACGGTGTGCGCATCCACAAGACGGTCCACCACAACCTGTTGCGCTATGTCGACGGCGTGCTCAACGACGAGGACCCGGAAGTCACCGAGGTGGCATGGGTGCCGGTCAGCGAGCTGATCGAGCACCTGGCGTACGCGGACGAGCGCAAACTGGCGCGCATCGCCTTCGACAAGATGCCGGAACTGGCGCGCGCGGAGAAGAAAGCGGGAAGGACCACACCGCGGTGA
- a CDS encoding AzlC family ABC transporter permease: MRNETRNEIRAALKDLWVVGLGLIPLGLAFGLVMTQAGFAWWWTPIFSIVIYAGSMEFLAVQLVSAGVGPLSAAVTGFMVNFRHIFYGLTFPRHRISSSLGRAYSTYALTDETYAVISSLPLTTRSTLSGTRILTVEIVCQLLWVIPGILGALLGVVIPAEVKGMDFALTALFVVLAYESFTSNRDFSLPLAATAIAVLFAVIAPSWLLMAALTTYFLVLLLRYALPNVDRALELRPAREEGR; encoded by the coding sequence ATGAGGAACGAGACCCGTAACGAGATCCGCGCCGCCCTCAAAGACCTGTGGGTTGTCGGCCTTGGGCTGATTCCGCTCGGTCTCGCTTTCGGCCTGGTCATGACACAAGCAGGCTTTGCGTGGTGGTGGACCCCGATCTTCTCCATTGTCATCTACGCCGGCTCGATGGAGTTCCTCGCCGTCCAACTCGTCAGCGCCGGCGTGGGCCCGCTGTCCGCCGCAGTCACCGGTTTCATGGTGAATTTCCGCCACATTTTCTACGGCCTCACCTTTCCCCGCCACCGCATTTCGTCGTCCCTCGGCCGCGCGTACTCCACCTACGCGCTTACCGACGAAACCTACGCCGTCATCTCCTCCCTTCCCCTGACCACCCGCTCGACCCTCTCCGGCACCCGCATCCTCACCGTCGAGATTGTCTGCCAGTTGCTCTGGGTCATCCCCGGCATCCTCGGTGCTCTTCTCGGTGTGGTCATCCCGGCGGAGGTCAAAGGCATGGATTTCGCCCTGACCGCCCTTTTTGTGGTGCTCGCCTACGAGTCCTTCACCTCCAACCGCGACTTCTCCCTGCCGCTGGCCGCCACCGCGATCGCCGTTCTTTTCGCCGTGATCGCCCCGTCCTGGCTCCTCATGGCCGCCCTGACCACCTATTTCCTCGTCCTTCTGCTCCGCTACGCGCTCCCCAACGTCGACCGCGCCCTCGAGCTCCGCCCCGCCCGCGAGGAGGGTCGTTAA
- a CDS encoding CCA tRNA nucleotidyltransferase produces MFDLPEKGDPTAFIALLARAESAVGELADLLGPLASAFAAEGESLFLVGGPVRDAMLGRLGHDLDFTTSARPETIKAILTEWGEAVWDTGIEFGTVSTVKHGQQVEVTTFRADLYDGVTRNPEVTFGDTIEGDLVRRDFRANAMAIELLPADGGTLSLDFHDPVDGLKDLLNLTLDTPQAPEVSFRDDPLRMLRAARFVSQLGFTVSPRVKQAMTDMAAEIGRITVERVQAELDKLMLGIQPWEGIDLLVETGLAGHILPEIPALQLERDEHMQHKDVYAHSLTVLRQATELEDEGPDLKLRWAALLHDIGKPDTRDIKPGGGVSFHHHEVVGAKLTRKRMRKLKYPKHVIEDVGQLVYLHMRFHGFGEGQWTDSAVRRYVTDAGDLLPRLHKLVRADCTTRNPKKAARLRRTYDELEQRIADISAKEDLARVRPDLDGNEIMRILDLKPGPEVGKAWKYMKDLRLERGELDHDEAVAELKAWWEKENG; encoded by the coding sequence CTGTTCGACCTGCCGGAGAAGGGCGATCCAACGGCGTTCATCGCCTTGCTCGCGCGGGCGGAAAGCGCCGTGGGAGAGCTCGCTGACCTGCTTGGGCCGCTCGCCTCCGCGTTCGCGGCCGAGGGCGAGTCGCTGTTTCTCGTCGGCGGTCCGGTGCGCGACGCGATGTTGGGACGCCTCGGCCATGACCTCGACTTCACCACCTCGGCCCGCCCGGAGACGATCAAGGCGATTCTGACCGAGTGGGGCGAGGCCGTGTGGGACACGGGAATTGAATTCGGCACCGTGTCCACCGTGAAGCACGGTCAGCAGGTGGAGGTGACCACGTTCCGCGCCGATCTCTATGACGGTGTGACCCGCAACCCCGAGGTCACCTTCGGCGACACTATCGAGGGTGATCTCGTCCGCCGCGATTTCCGCGCGAATGCCATGGCGATCGAGCTGCTGCCCGCCGACGGCGGCACGTTGTCGCTCGACTTCCACGACCCCGTCGACGGGCTCAAGGACCTGTTAAACCTCACCCTCGACACACCGCAGGCACCCGAGGTGAGCTTCCGCGACGACCCGTTGCGCATGCTGCGCGCCGCCCGGTTCGTTTCCCAGCTGGGTTTCACCGTCAGCCCGCGGGTGAAGCAGGCGATGACGGACATGGCTGCCGAGATCGGCCGCATCACCGTTGAGCGCGTCCAGGCTGAGCTCGACAAACTCATGCTCGGCATCCAGCCGTGGGAAGGCATTGACTTGCTTGTGGAGACGGGCTTGGCCGGGCACATCCTCCCGGAGATCCCCGCGCTGCAGCTCGAGCGCGATGAGCACATGCAGCACAAGGACGTCTACGCCCACTCGCTCACCGTGCTGCGCCAGGCCACCGAGCTCGAGGACGAGGGCCCGGATCTCAAGTTGCGGTGGGCGGCGCTCTTGCACGACATCGGCAAACCGGACACCCGCGATATCAAGCCCGGCGGCGGCGTTTCCTTCCACCACCACGAGGTCGTGGGCGCCAAGCTCACCCGCAAGCGCATGCGCAAGCTGAAGTACCCGAAGCACGTCATCGAGGACGTCGGCCAGCTCGTGTACCTGCACATGCGCTTCCACGGTTTCGGCGAGGGCCAGTGGACTGATTCCGCGGTGCGCCGCTACGTCACGGACGCCGGCGATCTCCTCCCGCGCCTGCACAAGCTCGTGCGCGCCGACTGCACCACGCGCAATCCAAAGAAGGCCGCGCGTCTGCGCCGCACCTACGATGAGCTGGAGCAGCGCATCGCGGACATCTCCGCCAAGGAGGATCTCGCTCGCGTGCGCCCCGACCTTGACGGCAACGAGATCATGCGGATCCTCGACCTCAAACCGGGCCCCGAGGTCGGCAAAGCCTGGAAGTATATGAAGGATCTGCGCCTCGAGCGTGGCGAGCTCGACCACGACGAGGCCGTCGCGGAGCTCAAGGCTTGGTGGGAGAAGGAAAATGGCTGA
- a CDS encoding YqgE/AlgH family protein yields MAEFFYADRLFTALERETPAPGMLLVSAPGMLADDFARTVILLIDVTPEATFGVVLNRRSELAVHSVMPEWLPHVAKPQALYVGGPLRPQAAIAVGMTSSGTFIEDHPELTRLANRLVHVNLQAEPESVEGLLEGMRVFSGYAEWAPGQLDEEIERGDWYVAPALPTDVIAPAAADLYSDVLRRQPMPLPLFSTFPADLEDN; encoded by the coding sequence ATGGCTGAGTTCTTTTACGCGGACCGCTTATTCACCGCGCTCGAGCGCGAAACGCCAGCTCCAGGCATGCTGCTTGTTTCCGCGCCGGGCATGCTCGCCGATGATTTCGCGCGCACCGTCATTTTGCTTATCGACGTCACCCCCGAAGCCACGTTCGGCGTCGTCCTCAACCGCCGCTCTGAGCTGGCCGTCCACTCGGTTATGCCCGAATGGCTGCCTCACGTGGCGAAGCCGCAGGCGCTCTACGTCGGCGGACCGCTGCGCCCGCAGGCCGCCATTGCCGTCGGCATGACGTCCTCCGGTACTTTCATTGAGGACCACCCCGAACTCACCCGCCTGGCCAACCGCCTCGTCCACGTGAACCTGCAGGCCGAGCCCGAGTCCGTCGAGGGTCTTCTCGAGGGCATGCGCGTCTTCTCCGGGTACGCCGAGTGGGCTCCGGGCCAGCTCGACGAGGAGATCGAGCGCGGCGACTGGTACGTCGCTCCCGCCCTGCCCACCGACGTCATCGCCCCCGCTGCGGCCGACCTGTACAGCGATGTGCTGCGCCGCCAGCCGATGCCCCTGCCCCTCTTCTCGACGTTCCCCGCCGACCTCGAAGACAACTAG
- a CDS encoding DUF6049 family protein, producing the protein MTGRRTRRAAAVLAAAVLSCAAQPVPVTPNDPAVAHEWVNAQIRPDDGQQGITLSLIDAPATVPSGNPLSVTVRVRNESDADVAGLTIAPLRGPASGSVADARAASVASVSEYHSAGDEVDIPELAQGEETEVKVAIPTQKQPFTSSFPMMLVLGQDGVALDTERWHMAVMGDTPENEPEAESTEPAGMSVLFPISAPVDIVPGETGEAPNRPPLILQSEDLTGQLAPGGRLDELVDTYAEATENDGVRDSTCLAVDPALLDAVERMTQGYTVDNDRPSPGLDRKRLRDSWGSDDSGEGAEEGTGAEDAAAWLGKLRGAAKDNCAVALPWANTDLNAVARTGDTWLMREALERGPFTAERILDTPVVRNVVVPGAGYLTPESAPGMGWADLSTSDLPTTGMHSQWEIEQNAQSKEAETPGGRVEGEQRSNLDNPALPNAADAAAPAPQEDVRVLVADNTVNTTDPNQRFADLTPGITAVTFDSGLAATLAATGPLPETPGYSDELLRYDFTLDSVAARDLTAATAVRTAAQNAEDLDPTLVNPPAMWEATTATAVMSTVEALFGEKTATPMPLEDYAGKQGDVGQGDVDTLGVPASDPGELTDTELLNSGQQARFINDLTALLANDEAIALTRYGYTLPLRTDLLTALTVNGRRAYAGYTDAEKRTRERLNSDRDTLAALRSSIALIPPGNVYTRTSASSPLFIVAQNGLPLPVDATILYNGPDGAKLNTPTKFRIPARGSLTLQMTADLPSDSERTDLQLFLATPHNQAISQPVEIGVQTAGASISSWVLISLLAALFVLAVLAQFGKRRRDRDSRRAD; encoded by the coding sequence GTGACGGGCCGGCGCACGCGTAGGGCAGCCGCGGTGCTCGCCGCGGCGGTGCTCTCATGCGCGGCCCAGCCCGTCCCCGTCACCCCGAACGATCCCGCAGTCGCGCACGAATGGGTCAACGCGCAGATCCGTCCCGACGACGGGCAGCAGGGGATCACGCTTTCGCTTATCGACGCCCCGGCCACTGTCCCTTCCGGCAACCCCCTGTCCGTCACCGTGCGTGTCAGGAATGAATCCGACGCGGACGTCGCCGGGCTGACTATCGCGCCGCTGCGCGGACCGGCGTCAGGGTCGGTGGCGGATGCCCGGGCGGCGAGTGTGGCATCGGTCTCCGAGTACCACTCTGCGGGCGACGAAGTAGACATCCCGGAACTGGCGCAGGGGGAGGAGACCGAGGTCAAGGTCGCGATCCCCACGCAGAAGCAGCCGTTCACCAGCAGCTTTCCGATGATGCTGGTGCTGGGGCAGGACGGCGTGGCGCTGGACACGGAACGCTGGCACATGGCAGTCATGGGGGATACGCCTGAGAATGAACCGGAGGCGGAATCAACAGAGCCAGCCGGAATGAGCGTGCTATTCCCGATCTCTGCGCCGGTGGACATCGTGCCGGGGGAGACGGGGGAGGCGCCGAACCGTCCGCCGCTGATCTTGCAATCGGAGGACTTGACCGGACAGCTCGCCCCGGGCGGGCGCCTCGACGAGCTCGTGGACACGTACGCGGAAGCCACCGAGAACGACGGGGTGCGCGATTCGACATGCCTGGCCGTCGACCCGGCGCTCCTCGACGCCGTTGAGCGGATGACGCAGGGCTACACCGTGGACAACGACAGGCCCTCACCGGGACTGGACCGGAAACGCCTGCGCGATTCGTGGGGCAGCGACGACTCGGGCGAAGGCGCCGAGGAAGGCACGGGAGCCGAGGATGCCGCCGCATGGCTGGGCAAGTTGCGTGGCGCCGCGAAGGACAATTGCGCTGTCGCGCTGCCCTGGGCGAATACCGACCTGAACGCGGTTGCGCGCACCGGCGACACCTGGCTCATGCGCGAGGCACTGGAGCGCGGACCGTTCACCGCCGAGCGGATCCTGGATACCCCAGTGGTGCGCAACGTGGTGGTGCCCGGCGCGGGCTACCTCACTCCGGAATCCGCGCCGGGCATGGGCTGGGCGGATCTCAGCACATCAGATCTTCCCACCACGGGCATGCACAGCCAGTGGGAGATCGAGCAGAATGCGCAGTCCAAGGAGGCGGAGACCCCCGGCGGGCGCGTCGAAGGGGAGCAGCGCTCCAACCTGGACAACCCGGCGCTGCCCAATGCCGCGGACGCAGCCGCGCCGGCGCCGCAGGAGGACGTGCGGGTGCTGGTGGCGGACAATACCGTGAATACGACGGATCCCAACCAGCGGTTCGCCGATCTCACGCCGGGCATCACGGCGGTGACCTTCGACAGCGGGCTGGCGGCCACATTGGCGGCGACGGGTCCACTGCCGGAGACCCCGGGATACTCGGACGAGCTCCTGCGCTACGATTTCACACTCGACTCGGTGGCCGCGCGCGACCTGACGGCGGCGACGGCAGTGCGCACTGCTGCTCAAAATGCTGAAGATCTCGACCCCACCCTGGTGAACCCGCCAGCAATGTGGGAGGCCACCACGGCCACGGCAGTGATGTCGACGGTGGAGGCGCTGTTCGGAGAGAAGACTGCGACACCCATGCCCCTGGAGGATTATGCGGGAAAGCAGGGGGATGTGGGGCAGGGAGACGTCGATACGCTGGGCGTTCCTGCAAGCGACCCGGGCGAGCTCACGGACACCGAGCTGCTGAATTCCGGGCAGCAAGCGCGCTTCATCAACGACCTGACCGCGCTTCTGGCCAACGACGAGGCCATCGCGCTGACGCGGTACGGGTACACGCTGCCGCTGCGCACGGACCTGCTCACGGCGCTGACGGTGAACGGGCGGCGGGCGTACGCGGGCTACACGGACGCGGAGAAGCGCACGCGCGAACGGCTCAACAGCGACCGGGACACGCTCGCGGCGCTGCGGTCGTCGATCGCGCTCATCCCGCCGGGGAATGTGTACACGCGCACGTCCGCGTCGTCTCCGCTGTTCATCGTGGCGCAGAACGGTCTACCGCTGCCGGTGGACGCGACAATCCTCTACAACGGGCCGGACGGCGCGAAGCTGAACACTCCGACCAAATTCCGCATCCCGGCGCGGGGCTCGCTCACGCTGCAGATGACGGCGGACCTGCCGTCGGACTCGGAGCGCACCGACCTGCAGCTGTTCCTGGCCACCCCGCACAACCAGGCGATTTCGCAGCCGGTGGAGATCGGGGTGCAGACGGCGGGGGCGTCGATAAGCAGCTGGGTGCTCATCTCGCTGCTGGCGGCACTGTTCGTGCTCGCTGTTCTCGCGCAGTTCGGGAAACGCCGACGAGATAGAGATTCGCGGCGGGCGGACTAA
- a CDS encoding branched-chain amino acid transporter permease, with protein sequence MGLPEGVTLSMVAAVLIPVGIVTVLLRALPFSFLRLLKDSPVVQFLGATMPVGVMTVLVVYTMSSISRDPDIPHGLAAALIAAGITLALHAWKRRAGLSILTGTAIYMLLINLVL encoded by the coding sequence ATGGGTCTTCCCGAAGGCGTTACCCTCTCGATGGTCGCCGCCGTCCTCATTCCGGTCGGCATCGTGACCGTTCTCCTGCGTGCCCTCCCCTTTTCTTTCCTGCGCCTGCTCAAGGACAGCCCTGTCGTCCAGTTCCTCGGCGCGACCATGCCCGTCGGCGTGATGACTGTCCTCGTTGTCTACACAATGTCTTCTATTTCCCGCGACCCTGACATTCCCCACGGCCTTGCCGCCGCCCTCATCGCTGCCGGGATCACCCTCGCCCTCCATGCTTGGAAACGCCGCGCGGGCCTATCGATCCTCACCGGCACCGCCATTTACATGCTGCTCATCAATCTGGTCCTCTAG